A genomic region of Dreissena polymorpha isolate Duluth1 chromosome 4, UMN_Dpol_1.0, whole genome shotgun sequence contains the following coding sequences:
- the LOC127879018 gene encoding isopentenyl-diphosphate Delta-isomerase 1-like, with the protein MFPRHIYGGISRLVCGKNKLKSSKKYSNGTSPIQRSDSQVDSVLQKYDTQQRKYLKEPCILVDSADHVIGSASKKDCHLLTNISQGMLHRAFSVFLFNNKTELLLQQRADTKITFPGMFTNTCCSHPLSTTLELEERNALGVRRAAQRKLFHELGIPPDQIPLDKIKYITRIQYSARNIPNDGIFAENEIDYVLFVLREVTLNINQNEVKTYQYVSQAQLKDMIAQADLGQVALTPWFRLICKNFLFDWWANLHKMETIKDHKNIHFLS; encoded by the coding sequence atgtttccTCGACATATTTATGGTGGCATCTCCAGGCTAGTTTGCGGCAAGAACAAATTAAAATCATCTAAAAAATACAGCAATGGCACATCCCCTATCCAGCGTTCAGACTCTCAGGTAGACTCAGTTTTGCAGAAATATGATACTCAACAGAGAAAATACTTAAAGGAGCCCTGTATTCTAGTAGATTCTGCAGATCATGTGATTGGATCAGCCTCGAAAAAAGACTGCCACCTTCTGACAAACATCAGTCAAGGAATGCTTCACAGAGCATTTAGCGTGTTCTTGTTCAACAATAAAACTGAGCTTCTTCTTCAACAGCGTGCCGACACAAAAATAACATTTCCGGGAATGTTCACGAACACATGCTGCAGTCATCCACTGAGTACCACTCTAGAGCTGGAGGAACGCAATGCTTTAGGGGTCAGAAGGGCTGCTCAGAGGAAACTGTTCCACGAGCTGGGAATCCCTCCTGACCAAATTCCTCTGGATAAGATCAAGTATATCACCCGAATTCAGTACTCTGCACGCAATATTCCCAACGATGGCATTTTTGCTGAAAATGAGATCGATTATGTTCTCTTTGTTCTGAGGGAGGTGACTTTGAATATTAACCAGAATGAGGTCAAAACTTACCAGTATGTGAGCCAAGCTCAGTTGAAGGACATGATAGCGCAGGCAGACCTTGGCCAAGTGGCATTGACGCCTTGGTTCAGACTCATCTGTAAGAACTTTCTGTTCGACTGGTGGGCAAACTTGCATAAGATGGAAACCATCAAGGACCACAAAAATATCCATTTTTTGTCGTAA
- the LOC127879016 gene encoding kelch-like protein diablo codes for MSRRAERNKPTVGAGEAKSRGYRGDYIRRRLLLKSFKGDEKGYKTLLKLPETVLSGMEVLWRQKILCDIELITADRKRICAHRLVLVTCSDYFYEEFIEAPSGALQIEVPDIRGATLEVMIDAMYTGKVKVESDNVDDLMLSASSMGMFMLLDACEDFLLEHLGKDNCLQLLGTAFKHGLSRLTEAALEIAAHNFNSISKKLLFRNLPIEHVAPLLKRNDLKVENELEAFYRARAWIDEDKPCRLQHAAEVLSNIRLPLLTPAEVIDNIESCAYLMEIVECQRLVKEALHYHLMPSRQCLLQTPRTVPRLHATECLVVTGGAPRLETDHVRDHVLSFDHVTGKWNQLTKIPAPRHHHAAIVLNGFMYIVGGDETNDVIAPTRTMFRFDPRNGSWIEVAHMLYSRQSFNVAVLNNTIYAIGGRVSHDECLSSVERYDPSSDTWQEVKELNGPRRCAAVACLNGKLYAVGGSGSKALSSRVERYSPAENKWEILKPLSIPRFYAHLCPISGHLYLVGGATIDAAEKIVCTDTIERYSPMMNQWTFVCRMTQPRSEFGSAVIGDKIYVIGGYDWTVCKRLVDVECFDTGTGNWSHVSEMSENLVGSAACALVLYQPK; via the exons ATGAGTCGTAGAGCCGAGAGAAACAAGCCCACCGTCGGCGCCGGCGAGGCGAAGTCCCGCGGCTATCGCGGTGATTACATTAGAAGACGACTCTTGTTAAAATCCTTCAAGGGGGATGAAAAGGGGTATAAGACTCTTTTGAAGCTACCGGAAACCGTTCTTTCTGGAATGGAGGTTTTATGGCGACAAAAGATCCTATGTGACATAGAATTAATCACCGCCGACCGCAAACGCATTTGTGCCCATCGTTTGGTGCTCGTTACATGTTCGGACTATTTTTATGAGGAATTCATTGAAGCGCCGAGTGGCGCTTTGCAAATTGAGGTTCCGGATATCCGTGGCGCCACACTGGAGGTCATGATAGACGCGATGTACACCGGAAAGGTGAAAGTCGAATCCGACAACGTTGATGATCTGATGCTATCGGCGAGCAGCATGGGAATGTTCATGCTATTGGACGCCTGCGAAGACTTTCTCCTCGAGCATCTCGGGAAAGATAATTGTCTTCAGTTACTGGGTACCGCGTTTAAACATGGTCTGTCAAGACTGACTGAAGCTGCGCTAGAAATAGCGGCCCACAATTTCAACAGCATATCTAAAAAACTACTGTTCCGAAATTTACCAATCGAGCACGTGGCTCCGTTGCTAAAGCGAAATGACCTTAAGGTGGAGAACGAGTTAGAGGCATTCTACCGCGCGCGAGCCTGGATTGACGAGGACAAACCGTGTCGTCTGCAGCACGCGGCAGAAGTCTTATCCAACATACGACTGCCGTTGCTGACCCCAGCGGAAGTGATAGATAACATTGAGTCGTGCGCATATCTCATGGAAATTGTTGAATGTCAGCGACTTGTAAAGGAAGCGCTTCACTACCACCTGATGCCTTCAAGACAATGTCTTCTTCAG ACTCCGCGAACCGTTCCTCGACTACACGCCACCGAGTGTTTGGTGGTCACCGGCGGAGCGCCACGTCTCGAGACCGATCACGTGCGGGATCACGTGCTCAGTTTTGATCATGTGACCGGAAAATGGAACCAGCTGACCAAGATTCCAGCACCGAGACACCATCACGCCG CCATCGTACTGAATGGGTTCATGTACATTGTTGGTGGTGACGAAACCAATGACGTCATAGCTCCGACGAGAACCATGTTCCGGTTCGATCCTCGAAATGGAAGCTGGATAGAAGTGGCGCACATGCTGTATTCCAGACAAAGCTTCAACGTTGCTGTGCTGAACAACACCATTTATGCAATAG GCGGCCGCGTTAGCCATGACGAATGTTTGTCCAGCGTGGAGCGCTATGACCCAAGTTCAGACACGTGGCAGGAAGTGAAGGAACTCAACGGTCCCCGCCGCTGTGCCGCCGTCGCATGTCTCAACGGCAAACTGTACGCCGTCGGTGGCTCTG GTAGCAAAGCTCTGTCGAGTCGCGTAGAGAGGTACAGCCCCGCTGAGAACAAATGGGAGATATTAAAGCCGCTCAGCATTCCGCGCTTCTACGCGCACCTGTGCCCAATTTCCGGGCACTTGTATTTGGTCGGGGGCGCAACTATCGACGCCGCCGAGAAGATCGTCTGCACGGACACTATTGAAAG atattcCCCAATGATGAATCAGTGGACGTTTGTATGTCGCATGACTCAGCCTCGCTCTGAGTTCGGAAGTGCTGTGATCGGTGACAAAATCTACGTCATTGGCGGGTATGATTGGACGGTATGCAAGCGACTTGTTGACGTAGAATGCTTTGATACCGGAACCGGAAATTGGAGTCATGTATCCGAAATGAGCGAAAATTTGGTAGGTTCGGCTGCATGTGCGCTTGTTTTGTATCAGCCGAaataa